Proteins from a genomic interval of Streptomyces fodineus:
- a CDS encoding betaine/proline/choline family ABC transporter ATP-binding protein (Members of the family are the ATP-binding subunit of ABC transporters for substrates such as betaine, L-proline or other amino acids, choline, carnitine, etc. The substrate specificity is best determined from the substrate-binding subunit, rather than this subunit, as it interacts with the permease subunit and not with substrate directly.), with protein sequence MIRFEQVTKRYPDGTTAVDDLSFEVAEGELVTLVGPSGCGKTTTMMMVNRLIEPTSGRIFVDGEDVAGVDPVRLRRRIGYVIQQVGLFPHRTVLDNTATVPALLGWKRAKARARAAELLDLVGLDPKTYGPRYPEQLSGGQRQRVGVARALAADPPVLLMDEPFGAVDPVVREQLQDEFLRMQAAVRKTVLLVTHDIEEAVRLGDRIAVYGQGRIEQFDTPGAVLGAPATSYVAGFVGADRGLKRLSVTAIEPDDLEQPPVARLDEPAAHAVGRLRAQGARWAVVLDAHGDLHGWVGIEELARGGTVGDRTRRMTAWLPVGAPLKQAFGVMLQYDAGWVAVLDGAHFLGVLTPAKLHEALRRSVDADARGVARGQVPFDSVADA encoded by the coding sequence ATGATCCGGTTCGAGCAGGTCACCAAGCGGTATCCGGACGGTACGACGGCCGTGGACGACCTCTCCTTCGAGGTGGCCGAGGGCGAGCTGGTCACGCTCGTCGGCCCGTCGGGCTGCGGCAAGACGACGACCATGATGATGGTCAACCGGCTGATCGAGCCGACCTCCGGCCGGATCTTCGTCGACGGCGAGGACGTCGCCGGCGTCGACCCGGTGCGGCTGCGCCGCCGTATCGGGTACGTCATCCAGCAGGTGGGCCTCTTCCCGCACCGTACCGTCCTGGACAACACCGCGACCGTGCCCGCGCTGCTCGGCTGGAAGCGGGCGAAGGCGCGGGCGCGGGCGGCCGAGCTGCTGGATCTGGTGGGCCTGGACCCGAAGACGTACGGGCCGCGCTATCCGGAGCAGCTGTCCGGTGGGCAACGGCAGCGGGTCGGGGTGGCGCGGGCGCTCGCGGCGGATCCGCCGGTGCTGCTGATGGACGAGCCGTTCGGCGCGGTCGACCCGGTGGTGCGCGAGCAGTTGCAGGACGAGTTCCTGCGGATGCAGGCCGCCGTGCGCAAGACGGTGCTGCTGGTCACCCATGACATCGAGGAGGCCGTGCGGCTCGGCGACCGCATCGCCGTCTACGGACAGGGCCGGATCGAGCAGTTCGACACGCCGGGCGCGGTGCTGGGGGCGCCCGCGACCTCGTACGTCGCCGGTTTCGTGGGCGCCGACCGGGGGCTGAAGCGGCTGTCGGTCACCGCGATCGAGCCGGACGACCTGGAACAGCCGCCCGTGGCCCGGCTGGACGAACCCGCCGCGCACGCCGTCGGGCGACTGCGGGCCCAGGGGGCGCGGTGGGCCGTCGTCCTCGACGCGCACGGCGATCTGCACGGCTGGGTCGGCATCGAGGAGCTGGCACGCGGCGGCACGGTCGGGGACCGCACCCGCCGGATGACCGCCTGGCTGCCGGTGGGCGCGCCGCTGAAGCAGGCGTTCGGGGTGATGCTCCAGTACGACGCCGGGTGGGTCGCCGTGCTGGACGGCGCGCACTTCCTCGGTGTGCTCACCCCGGCGAAGCTGCACGAGGCGCTGCGCCGCTCGGTGGACGCGGACGCGCGGGGCGTGGCGCGCGGGCAGGTCCCGTTCGACTCGGTGGCGGACGCCTGA
- a CDS encoding ABC transporter substrate-binding protein, translating into MRRALQTLALLALTACSTGPSLESRGQVTAPPGDSHHLTIGSAGFTESDLLAQMYAQLLNPAGYKTSILTVANRELYEPALESGQIDVVPEYAATFADWLNAKTHGAGAKPVGSPDLAATMSALRALATPRGLTVLPPGRALDQNAFAVTAAYARRHGLRTLSDVGAARLKVRIAAGDECVQRPYCEPGLRKVYGIDITGVDPKGVGTTQAKRAVQEGRDQMVLTTTTDATLDSFGLVLLTDDKHLQNADYVVPVVNRSRAGSEGVAKALGRLNDVLTTQDLSRLNQQVDSWRRLPADVARAYLKDKGLRK; encoded by the coding sequence ATGAGACGAGCCCTCCAGACGCTTGCGTTGCTCGCCCTCACCGCCTGTTCCACCGGGCCGTCCCTGGAGAGCCGCGGCCAGGTCACCGCACCGCCGGGCGACAGCCACCACCTGACCATCGGCTCGGCCGGCTTCACCGAGAGCGACCTGCTCGCCCAGATGTACGCCCAACTGCTGAACCCGGCCGGCTACAAGACCTCGATCCTCACGGTCGCCAACCGGGAGCTGTACGAACCGGCGCTGGAGTCCGGCCAGATCGACGTCGTGCCCGAGTACGCGGCCACGTTCGCCGACTGGCTGAACGCCAAGACCCACGGCGCCGGCGCGAAGCCCGTCGGCTCGCCCGACCTCGCCGCCACGATGAGCGCCCTGCGCGCGCTCGCCACGCCCCGCGGACTCACCGTCCTGCCGCCCGGCCGGGCCCTCGACCAGAACGCCTTCGCGGTGACCGCCGCCTACGCCCGCCGGCACGGCCTGAGGACTCTGAGCGATGTGGGCGCCGCGAGGCTGAAGGTGCGGATCGCGGCGGGCGACGAGTGTGTGCAACGGCCCTACTGCGAACCGGGGTTGAGGAAGGTGTACGGCATCGACATCACCGGGGTCGACCCCAAGGGCGTCGGCACCACCCAGGCCAAACGGGCGGTGCAGGAGGGCCGGGACCAGATGGTGCTGACCACCACCACGGACGCCACCCTCGACTCCTTCGGCCTGGTCCTGCTCACCGACGACAAGCACCTGCAGAACGCCGACTACGTGGTCCCGGTCGTCAACCGCTCCCGCGCGGGCAGCGAGGGCGTGGCGAAGGCGCTGGGCAGGCTCAACGACGTCCTCACCACCCAGGACCTGAGCCGGCTGAACCAGCAGGTGGACAGCTGGCGCCGGCTGCCCGCCGACGTGGCCCGCGCTTATCTGAAGGACAAGGGCTTGCGGAAGTGA
- a CDS encoding ABC transporter permease — protein MSTLAATWHWLTDPAHWSGDDGVRHRLLQHLVLTVVCLFLSCLIALPVALVLGHLGKGGALAVNISNVGRAVPTFAVLVLLLLTPVGRWGEGPTVVALVLFAVPPLLTNAYVGMREVDRGVVQAARGMGMTGRQMLLRVELPLALPMVLNGVRIAAVQLVATATIAALAGGGGLGRIITAGFNLASTPQVVAGALLVAVFALVVEGVFEIAERMAPGWVRGGR, from the coding sequence CTGGCTCACCGACCCCGCGCACTGGTCGGGCGACGACGGCGTCCGGCACCGGCTGCTGCAGCACCTGGTGCTCACCGTCGTCTGCCTGTTCCTCAGCTGCCTGATCGCGTTGCCCGTCGCGCTGGTCCTCGGCCACCTCGGCAAGGGCGGCGCGCTCGCCGTCAACATCTCCAACGTCGGCCGGGCCGTACCCACCTTCGCCGTCCTGGTCCTGCTGCTCCTGACGCCGGTCGGCAGGTGGGGCGAGGGGCCCACGGTGGTGGCCCTGGTGCTGTTCGCCGTACCGCCGCTGCTCACCAACGCCTACGTCGGCATGCGGGAGGTCGACCGCGGCGTGGTCCAGGCGGCCCGGGGCATGGGGATGACCGGGCGGCAGATGCTGCTGCGAGTGGAGCTGCCCCTCGCGCTGCCGATGGTCCTGAACGGGGTGCGGATCGCCGCCGTCCAGCTCGTCGCCACCGCCACCATCGCCGCGCTCGCGGGCGGCGGCGGCCTCGGCCGGATCATCACCGCCGGTTTCAACCTGGCCAGTACGCCGCAGGTGGTCGCGGGCGCCCTGCTCGTCGCCGTGTTCGCGCTCGTCGTCGAGGGCGTCTTCGAGATCGCCGAGCGGATGGCGCCGGGGTGGGTACGGGGCGGCCGATGA